Proteins encoded together in one Solanum lycopersicum chromosome 7, SLM_r2.1 window:
- the LOC101259348 gene encoding RING-H2 finger protein ATL40, with amino-acid sequence MSFDDDDDHPFFHRKNKYDLNSKIMITAIISLSIVIFFVTLLHIYARCVLRRQARRRAELQRVSFITSSALHVEPPKTGLDPSVIDSLPVFILKQNDINQNNTIECTVCLSALEDGERVRNLPNCKHVFHAECIDKWFGSHSTCPICRTEAEPRLLQPGPCEGVVGPTTPSAPPIEGGDSINVEDCGLTQDAKINGSSSRLSSFRKMISMEKSSRRLQVQFCGVEEGVINDIERQ; translated from the coding sequence ATGagttttgatgatgatgatgatcatccattttttcatagaaaaaacaaatatgatCTTAATAGCAAGATCATGATAACAGCCATAATTTCATTATCTATAGTTATTTTCTTCGTTACTCTCCTCCATATTTACGCGAGGTGCGTCCTCAGACGCCAGGCTAGACGTAGGGCGGAGCTTCAGCGCGTCAGCTTCATCACCAGCTCCGCCCTACATGTCGAGCCCCCTAAGACGGGGCTTGACCCGTCCGTGATAGACTCGCTACCGGTATTTATTCTCAAACAGAAtgatattaatcaaaataatacaattgAGTGCACGGTTTGTTTGAGTGCTCTTGAAGATGGAGAAAGGGTTAGAAATTTGCCTAATTGCAAACATGTGTTTCATGCTGAGTGTATTGACAAGTGGTTTGGGTCACACTCAACGTGCCCGATTTGTCGGACTGAGGCTGAGCCCCGGTTGTTACAACCGGGGCCATGTGAGGGGGTGGTAGGTCCTACCACGCCCTCAGCGCCACCAATTGAGGGTGGCGATTCGATAAATGTGGAAGATTGTGGATTGACACAAGATGCTAAAATTAATGGATCAAGTTCGAGATTAAGCTCGTTTAGGAAGATGATTAGCATGGAAAAATCATCAAGAAGATTACAAGTTCAATTTTGTGGTGTTGAAGAGGGTGTAATTAATGATATTGAAAGACAATGA
- the LOC101258672 gene encoding PLASMODESMATA CALLOSE-BINDING PROTEIN 5 — protein MSLKFSFSLLLFSLISTLSTAQFGGTGSAPGGTGTTPAGTGSTPGGTVTSPSGVGSAPGGTTAAPGGTSAAPAGGTATGGGGGATVELWCVAKNNAEDTALQSALDWACGPGGANCGPIQPGGPCYDPKDIQKTASYVFNDYFIKHGMTEDACNFDDNAALISINPSHNGCKFPSSKNSSGSPSGSTNGGLSPSSEDLSSGSSILRRWMYILMAINLLFASQLIF, from the exons atgtctCTCAAATTCTCATTTTCTCTCCTTCTATTTTCCCTAATCTCCACTCTCTCTACCGCCCAATTCGGCGGTACTGGCTCTGCTCCCGGCGGCACTGGCACTACTCCCGCCGGCACTGGCAGTACTCCCGGCGGCACTGTCACTTCTCCAAGCGGCGTTGGCTCTGCTCCAGGTGGAACTACCGCTGCTCCAGGTGGAACTTCCGCTGCTCCAGCCGGAGGTACTGCTACCGGCGGGGGTGGAGGGGCGACGGTTGAATTGTGGTGCGTGGCGAAGAACAACGCAGAGGATACTGCTCTTCAATCGGCGCTTGATTGGGCTTGTGGGCCTGGAGGTGCTAATTGCGGGCCAATTCAGCCCGGTGGGCCCTGTTATGATCCTAAAGATATACAGAAAACGGCGTCGTATGTGTTCAATGATTACTTTATTAAGCATGGTATGACTGAAGATGCTTGTAATTTTGATGACAATGCTGCTCTCATTTCTATAAATCCAA GTCATAATGGTTGTAAATTTCCATCGAG CAAGAACTCAAGTGGAAGTCCTAGTGGGTCGACGAATGGGGGATTAAGTCCATCCTCAGAAGATTTGAGTAGCGGCAGTTCTATTCTCAGAAGGTGGATGTATATCTTGATGGCGATCAATTTGCTGTTTGCAAGTCAGCTTATTTTCTGA